The Methanoregula boonei 6A8 genome has a window encoding:
- a CDS encoding carbonic anhydrase: MLEEIFTGNKKFQETFFKDNIAQYRELAGGEKPKVLWIGCSDARIQTGHITNAPPGTLYIHRNMGNIAPNHDWNFAAVLEYAIIHLKVEDVVICGHSECDAIRALDEDLKDAYIPLWLNEAREAKNRVDSWIAPPRTQDEMKERWKQIEMENIRVQVEHLTAYPFVKKAADEGKIKIYGIYYDLSTGVLSRIV, translated from the coding sequence ATGTTAGAAGAGATCTTTACAGGGAACAAAAAATTTCAGGAAACCTTTTTTAAAGATAATATCGCCCAGTACCGGGAGCTGGCCGGGGGTGAAAAACCTAAAGTTCTCTGGATTGGCTGTTCTGATGCAAGGATCCAGACCGGCCACATCACCAATGCACCCCCCGGTACGCTCTATATTCATCGTAATATGGGCAATATTGCACCGAATCATGACTGGAACTTTGCAGCCGTCCTCGAATATGCAATTATTCATCTGAAAGTAGAGGATGTTGTCATCTGTGGTCACTCAGAGTGTGATGCCATACGGGCTCTTGATGAGGATCTCAAGGACGCATATATTCCTCTCTGGCTCAATGAAGCCCGCGAGGCAAAGAACCGGGTGGATTCGTGGATTGCACCTCCGAGAACCCAGGATGAGATGAAAGAGCGGTGGAAGCAGATCGAAATGGAGAATATCCGTGTCCAGGTTGAGCACCTGACCGCGTACCCGTTCGTAAAAAAGGCTGCGGATGAAGGCAAAATTAAGATCTACGGGATTTACTACGACCTGAGTACGGGCGTCCTGTCCAGGATCGTGTGA